In Actinoplanes sp. NBC_00393, a single genomic region encodes these proteins:
- a CDS encoding glycosyltransferase 87 family protein: MALLTAGIVVLAAIRNEFFDSKVYFGAVQYWFRDGGMVYDWMRPGTPYGFTYPPFAGLVMMPMAYLPFPLVVVIAGIGTVLTTALLVWWLAGPLIRRKGWTTWFAFAVALCLALSFEPVRETFTFGQVNTLLLALVAGDMLFGVARGRKWAGIGIGLAVAIKLTPGVFILYLLVTRRWRAAATAIGTAAAATLLAGALFVDQSREFWTSALWDTNRVGLLHYLSNQSERGFLARLPIDTVESTVWLVCVLATLAFWAWRVAKAPDDVVGGLALTGVLGCLISPVTWIHHCVWLIPALVRCFESGGRTRWLSVAAYVLMTSRLTWLWEKSPRPPLALLGGNIYVWFSLALLIWTPVGTRRSSDVNEADKIIA, translated from the coding sequence TTGGCACTGCTCACGGCGGGGATCGTGGTCCTCGCCGCGATCCGTAACGAGTTCTTCGACTCCAAGGTCTACTTCGGCGCGGTCCAGTACTGGTTCCGCGACGGCGGCATGGTCTACGACTGGATGCGGCCGGGGACACCGTACGGCTTCACCTACCCGCCGTTCGCCGGGCTGGTGATGATGCCGATGGCGTACCTGCCGTTCCCGCTCGTCGTGGTGATCGCCGGCATCGGCACCGTGCTCACCACGGCCCTGCTGGTCTGGTGGCTGGCCGGGCCGCTGATCAGGCGCAAGGGGTGGACGACGTGGTTCGCGTTCGCCGTCGCCCTCTGCCTGGCCCTGAGCTTCGAGCCGGTGCGCGAGACGTTCACCTTCGGCCAGGTGAACACCCTGCTGCTCGCCCTGGTCGCCGGCGACATGCTGTTCGGCGTGGCGCGCGGCCGCAAATGGGCCGGGATCGGCATCGGCCTGGCCGTGGCGATCAAGCTGACCCCCGGCGTCTTCATCCTGTATCTGCTGGTCACCCGCAGATGGCGGGCCGCGGCGACCGCGATCGGTACGGCCGCCGCCGCCACCCTGCTGGCCGGCGCCCTCTTCGTGGACCAGTCCCGCGAGTTCTGGACCTCCGCGCTGTGGGACACCAACCGGGTCGGGCTGCTCCACTACCTCTCCAACCAGTCCGAACGCGGCTTCCTGGCCCGGCTGCCGATCGACACGGTCGAGTCGACGGTCTGGCTGGTCTGCGTCCTGGCCACCCTCGCCTTCTGGGCGTGGCGGGTGGCGAAGGCCCCGGACGACGTGGTCGGCGGCCTGGCCCTCACCGGCGTGCTGGGCTGCCTGATCAGCCCGGTGACCTGGATCCACCACTGTGTCTGGCTGATCCCGGCGCTGGTGCGGTGCTTCGAGTCCGGCGGACGGACCCGATGGCTGTCGGTGGCCGCCTACGTGCTGATGACCTCCCGGCTGACCTGGCTCTGGGAGAAGTCGCCGCGGCCACCGCTGGCCCTGCTCGGCGGCAACATTTATGTCTGGTTCAGCCTGGCTCTGCTGATCTGGACACCCGTCGGCACCCGCCGTTCGTCTGACGTCAACGAAGCGGACAAGATCATCGCGTAG
- the mptB gene encoding polyprenol phosphomannose-dependent alpha 1,6 mannosyltransferase MptB gives MPRPFLVRYAGLAGTLLLAVAAWYGGATDPWEPTVTPRTIFAGQDGVLLPVAWLLGTALLIGAWWIGRKVVPSTRWAYVTAGLWALPLLPFLPLGSYDVYSYACQGWQQAAGLNPYAGGVDLLGCPWADAVAPTWREAPAPYGPVFLVLAAAAARLGGSLTGTVALLRLIAVLGVVVIGWCLPVLARRAGVPPERAVWLVLACPLVPIHLISGAHNEAVMVALILAGLTVAATGDGMRRMLLAGVLLGLAVGVKATAVVVLPFVMLLFGWKKAVVVVGGGAAATLTAVSFGSGLGLGWVTGLTGSGVSVQWTAPPTAIGLTLDLIGVPGAVPVTRVLGMIALAVALVVLWVRAWHRDPVHYAGLALAATVLLAPVFHPWYALWPLAVLATTVRRDTLWLVAPCAVAAALCLPDGYNLALVTRAQGAVVITVLAGYLAWKVLHEANRDSRRLGTAHGGDRGPRRDP, from the coding sequence ATGCCCCGACCGTTCCTCGTCCGATATGCGGGGCTGGCAGGCACTCTGCTGCTCGCGGTGGCGGCCTGGTACGGCGGTGCGACCGACCCGTGGGAACCGACGGTGACGCCGCGCACGATTTTCGCCGGGCAGGACGGTGTGCTGCTGCCGGTGGCCTGGCTGCTCGGCACGGCTCTGCTGATCGGCGCCTGGTGGATCGGGCGCAAGGTGGTCCCGTCGACCCGGTGGGCATATGTGACGGCCGGCCTCTGGGCGCTGCCGCTGCTGCCGTTCCTCCCGTTGGGCAGCTACGACGTCTACTCGTACGCCTGTCAAGGCTGGCAGCAGGCAGCGGGGCTCAACCCGTACGCCGGCGGTGTCGATCTCCTGGGTTGTCCCTGGGCCGACGCCGTGGCGCCCACCTGGCGCGAAGCCCCGGCCCCCTACGGCCCGGTGTTCCTGGTGCTCGCGGCGGCCGCCGCGAGGCTGGGCGGCTCGCTGACCGGGACCGTCGCGCTGCTCCGGCTGATCGCCGTGCTCGGGGTCGTGGTGATCGGCTGGTGCCTGCCGGTGCTGGCCCGCCGGGCCGGAGTGCCGCCCGAGCGTGCGGTCTGGCTGGTGCTGGCCTGCCCGCTGGTGCCGATCCACCTGATCTCGGGGGCGCACAACGAGGCGGTGATGGTCGCCCTGATCCTGGCCGGGCTGACGGTTGCGGCAACCGGCGACGGGATGCGCCGGATGCTGCTCGCCGGGGTGCTGCTCGGCCTGGCGGTCGGGGTGAAGGCGACCGCGGTGGTGGTGCTGCCGTTCGTGATGTTGCTATTCGGGTGGAAGAAGGCCGTCGTGGTGGTCGGTGGGGGAGCGGCCGCCACGCTCACGGCCGTCTCGTTCGGCTCGGGCCTGGGCCTGGGCTGGGTGACCGGGCTGACCGGCAGCGGCGTCTCGGTGCAGTGGACCGCGCCGCCCACCGCGATCGGGCTGACCCTGGATCTCATCGGCGTGCCGGGCGCAGTGCCGGTGACCCGCGTTCTCGGCATGATCGCCCTCGCGGTGGCGCTGGTCGTGCTCTGGGTGCGGGCGTGGCACCGGGACCCGGTGCACTATGCCGGGCTGGCGCTGGCCGCGACCGTGCTGCTCGCCCCGGTCTTCCACCCCTGGTACGCCCTCTGGCCGCTCGCCGTGCTCGCTACGACGGTGCGCCGGGACACTCTCTGGCTCGTCGCGCCGTGTGCCGTGGCCGCCGCCCTGTGCCTGCCGGACGGGTACAACCTGGCACTGGTGACCCGGGCGCAGGGCGCGGTCGTGATCACTGTGCTCGCCGGTTATCTAGCGTGGAAAGTGCTGCATGAAGCGAATCGCGACAGTCGTCGGCTTGGCACTGCTCACGGCGGGGATCGTGGTCCTCGCCGCGATCCGTAA